The DNA region GAAGTCGAGGAGACGGTCGGACCCATTTACATGCTCGTCAACTGCGCCGGAATGGCCATATGTGGGGTCCTGGAAGATTTTTCACCTGCTGACATTAAACAACTTATCAATGTTAACTATTTGGGTACATTGTACCCCATCAAGGCTATCATCCCCAAGTTTAAGGCAAGAGAGGAGGGCATAATTGTGTTGACGGCCTCGCAAGTGGCCCTAATGGGCATGTATGGGTACTCTGTGTATTCATCAGTTAAATTTGCACTCCGTGGACTAGCTGAGTCTCTACAAATGGAGGTAAAACCTTATGGGATCAATGTTACACTTGCTCTGCCTCCAGATACAGATACACCTGGCTTTGAAAACGAAAATAAGACAAAACCTACTGAAACCAAATTAATATCAGCTGCAGGAGGTTTGTTCAAACCTGAGGTTGTTGCTAAAAAGTTATTGGATGATGCATTGGTAAGTTGCTTTCATAATCTAATATCTAACCCACTATTACTTATTAGATGTTTAGttaaaactgttatttatgtttcagACTGGACAGTTCTTCAGTTATATTGGACTGGA from Aethina tumida isolate Nest 87 chromosome 1, icAetTumi1.1, whole genome shotgun sequence includes:
- the LOC109601148 gene encoding 3-ketodihydrosphingosine reductase; translation: MFVFLFLPVLLMAGVVRLFTPPKRKSLKDRHVVITGGSSGIGKSVAVLAAKEGAHVTIIARNIEKLDEAYEEVKKACISNDQIIAKVSVDVSNYEAVENNLCEVEETVGPIYMLVNCAGMAICGVLEDFSPADIKQLINVNYLGTLYPIKAIIPKFKAREEGIIVLTASQVALMGMYGYSVYSSVKFALRGLAESLQMEVKPYGINVTLALPPDTDTPGFENENKTKPTETKLISAAGGLFKPEVVAKKLLDDALTGQFFSYIGLESFILTTLCVGMSPITNFFDIVVQVMILGPLRAISCFYIKSFDKIVLKCHKEKYRTKKSD